Proteins encoded in a region of the Inquilinus sp. KBS0705 genome:
- a CDS encoding amino acid adenylation domain-containing protein codes for MKSETFTYYPEVSPVEFDPFAGPEIQLVAPATEPQIEIWTSCLIGGADASCAYNDSVSIVLTGRFNMDAMLQALQALSERHEALRSVFSGDGKSFIVYKNPPVSIDYHDLAGQSNQQNQLFIQNYNRQSAITPLDLINGPLFKVALFKLSEEEYHLTLLIHHIICDGWSIGVIMQDLSKLYTAFATGAALQLPPALRFSDYAIEETAFATRAEHKQTEDYWVNQFKGSDHLLNVPADNLRPAHRTYKSHRDDFTLDAALVEQVKLMGRKAGASFVTTLMAAYEVFLQEITGQEEIILGLPSAGQSATGNYSLVGHCVNLLALRSFPTPDKTFTAYLKERNSTLLDAYEHQQYTFGSLLKKLNIPRDASRLPLVPVVFNIDIGMNEGIAFDGLKHRYINNPREYETFEIFLNITDHKGLTLEWSYNTQLFEAATIKRMMDEFEHLLRQLVKTPDAQIGQIPSMHADELLAQLKEWNNTKVEYPKEKPLHQIISETAAKYPGNIALKYNDETYTYRQLNEQANRLAAVLIANGVKPKDKVAISLDRSAELAVGILAIIKTGATYVPLDPIFPINRINYMLADSGAVVLLTSAAYKGAYQSTATQIVLDDIWPGLDKYPATDPDVKVNGEDLLYILYTSGSTGQPKGVQIAHHNVVNFLYSMQKAPGLTVEDKLLAVTTISFDIAGLELFLPLITGAQIVMAGADASKDGRILLDIINKEKITVMQATPYTWRILIEAGWDKERIKVICGGEALPMDLAHGILARASSLWNVYGPTETTIWSTLKEITVDDKNISIGKPIDNTGIYILDKFLRPIAPGIAGELYISGAGVAKGYLNKPELTAEKFVADPFEPGQIMYRTGDLATYTPTVDLMYVSRVDAQVKIRGYRIETGEIEYNLAQQDSIKQAVVIARADNNGVDKLIAYVVLTDGAEPTDNQAEFINAWRAALKKSVPDYMVPDNFIIIRQMPLTPNGKVDKKSLAAQGPAPTGHSNTYVAPRTDIEKLVADIWIELLGVEKVGIYDNFFELGGHSLIAVQVMARIEKETGKRLPLAILFENSTVEKLALVLNLDGKSITWDSLVSIKPKGNKIPIYIVHGAGLNVLLFNTLANHMDAEQPVYGLQAKGLNGVDEPLSRLEDIAAHYIASIRAQNPNGPYALAGFSFGGIIAFEMARQLEALNLEVKMLAMFDTYAYRTTHYDPFVTKYYKKGLYLARQIWHSATFKDGFKKTIEYRSRALNRSITRMFWKMKYGNKQEQTGFFGYANKIDETNNIASRHYRIQPYDIAVELFRAEVRSFYLDDFEYMGWKPYALKGVKIHKIPGEHNTIFKEPNDKMFAKILQDCLNKIN; via the coding sequence TTGAAGAGCGAAACTTTTACATATTACCCGGAAGTGAGCCCTGTAGAATTTGACCCTTTTGCAGGGCCCGAGATACAACTGGTTGCACCGGCTACCGAACCGCAGATAGAGATATGGACATCGTGCCTGATAGGTGGCGCCGATGCCAGCTGTGCCTATAACGATTCGGTATCTATTGTGCTTACAGGCCGGTTTAATATGGATGCTATGTTGCAGGCCCTGCAAGCTTTAAGCGAGAGGCACGAGGCTTTACGCAGTGTTTTTAGTGGCGATGGTAAAAGCTTTATTGTTTATAAAAACCCACCCGTTAGTATTGATTACCACGACCTGGCCGGGCAAAGTAACCAGCAAAACCAGCTATTTATACAAAACTACAATCGGCAGTCGGCTATTACCCCGCTCGACCTAATCAACGGGCCGCTTTTTAAGGTAGCCTTGTTTAAACTAAGCGAAGAAGAATATCATTTAACCCTGCTTATCCACCACATCATTTGTGATGGATGGTCTATAGGGGTAATTATGCAAGACCTTAGTAAATTGTATACCGCCTTTGCTACAGGCGCGGCTCTGCAATTGCCCCCTGCATTGCGCTTTAGCGATTATGCTATTGAAGAAACCGCCTTTGCCACACGTGCCGAACACAAACAAACCGAGGATTATTGGGTAAACCAGTTTAAAGGCAGCGATCACTTATTGAATGTACCTGCCGATAACCTGCGCCCGGCACACCGAACTTACAAAAGCCACCGTGATGATTTTACCTTAGATGCTGCTTTGGTTGAGCAGGTAAAACTAATGGGCCGTAAGGCCGGTGCCAGCTTTGTAACCACCCTTATGGCTGCTTACGAGGTGTTTTTGCAGGAAATAACCGGGCAGGAAGAAATTATATTAGGCTTGCCATCGGCAGGGCAGTCGGCTACGGGTAACTACAGCCTTGTTGGGCATTGCGTAAACCTGCTGGCCCTGCGCAGCTTCCCAACACCCGATAAAACCTTTACCGCTTATTTAAAAGAGCGTAACAGCACCCTTTTAGATGCTTACGAGCACCAGCAATATACTTTTGGCAGCCTGCTAAAAAAACTAAATATCCCCCGTGATGCATCGCGCCTGCCCTTGGTGCCTGTTGTGTTTAATATAGATATAGGCATGAACGAAGGCATAGCTTTCGACGGCCTTAAGCACCGCTATATTAACAACCCGCGCGAGTATGAGACCTTTGAGATATTTTTGAATATTACCGACCATAAAGGGCTTACGCTGGAGTGGTCGTACAATACGCAATTGTTTGAAGCGGCTACCATCAAACGGATGATGGACGAGTTTGAACACCTGCTGCGGCAGCTGGTTAAAACACCCGACGCGCAAATTGGGCAGATACCATCAATGCATGCCGATGAACTGCTGGCCCAATTAAAGGAATGGAACAACACAAAAGTTGAATATCCTAAGGAAAAGCCGCTTCATCAAATCATCAGCGAAACCGCGGCAAAATATCCGGGCAATATTGCTCTTAAATATAATGATGAGACCTATACCTACAGGCAATTAAACGAGCAAGCCAACCGCCTTGCAGCTGTGCTAATAGCCAATGGCGTAAAGCCCAAAGACAAAGTGGCCATATCGCTTGATAGATCGGCGGAGCTGGCGGTAGGTATACTGGCTATCATCAAAACAGGTGCTACCTACGTACCGCTCGACCCGATATTCCCAATCAACCGCATCAATTATATGCTGGCCGATTCGGGCGCGGTCGTATTGCTTACCTCTGCAGCTTACAAAGGCGCTTACCAATCAACCGCTACACAAATTGTACTGGATGATATATGGCCGGGCCTGGATAAATACCCTGCTACCGACCCTGATGTAAAGGTTAACGGCGAAGATCTGCTATACATCCTTTATACCTCGGGCTCTACCGGGCAGCCAAAAGGTGTGCAAATAGCCCACCATAACGTGGTTAACTTTTTGTACAGCATGCAAAAGGCGCCCGGCTTAACGGTTGAAGATAAATTATTGGCAGTAACTACCATAAGTTTTGATATTGCCGGGCTCGAGCTTTTCTTGCCGCTTATTACCGGTGCCCAAATTGTAATGGCCGGTGCCGATGCCTCTAAAGACGGGCGCATACTGCTGGACATTATCAATAAAGAAAAAATTACCGTAATGCAGGCCACGCCATATACCTGGCGTATTTTGATTGAGGCAGGTTGGGATAAGGAGCGTATTAAAGTGATATGCGGCGGCGAGGCACTACCAATGGATCTGGCGCATGGTATACTGGCAAGGGCATCGTCGTTATGGAATGTTTACGGGCCGACCGAGACTACCATATGGTCGACACTGAAAGAAATTACCGTCGACGATAAAAACATCAGCATAGGTAAACCAATTGATAATACCGGTATTTACATACTCGACAAGTTTTTACGCCCCATTGCACCGGGAATAGCCGGTGAATTATACATTAGCGGTGCAGGTGTAGCCAAAGGTTATTTAAACAAGCCCGAACTAACCGCCGAAAAATTTGTTGCCGACCCCTTTGAACCCGGCCAAATAATGTACCGTACCGGCGACCTGGCTACCTACACCCCAACCGTCGACCTGATGTATGTATCGCGGGTAGATGCACAGGTAAAGATACGCGGCTACCGAATTGAGACCGGCGAGATAGAATATAACCTGGCACAGCAGGATAGCATAAAACAGGCTGTAGTTATTGCCCGGGCAGATAATAATGGGGTAGATAAGCTGATAGCTTACGTGGTGCTTACCGATGGTGCAGAACCTACCGATAACCAGGCAGAGTTTATTAATGCATGGCGGGCAGCATTGAAAAAGTCGGTGCCGGATTATATGGTGCCCGATAATTTTATCATCATACGTCAAATGCCGTTAACGCCAAATGGCAAGGTTGATAAAAAATCGTTAGCGGCACAGGGGCCCGCACCTACCGGGCATAGCAATACCTACGTAGCGCCGCGTACCGATATCGAAAAATTAGTTGCCGACATTTGGATAGAGTTACTCGGCGTTGAAAAGGTGGGCATTTACGATAACTTTTTTGAACTGGGCGGCCACTCGCTTATTGCGGTACAGGTAATGGCCCGTATAGAGAAAGAAACTGGCAAACGCTTACCGCTGGCTATATTATTTGAAAACTCGACAGTAGAAAAACTGGCACTGGTGCTTAACCTCGATGGTAAATCCATCACCTGGGATTCCTTGGTGTCTATTAAGCCAAAAGGCAACAAAATACCTATTTATATTGTGCATGGTGCGGGCCTAAACGTATTGCTTTTTAACACCCTGGCCAACCACATGGATGCCGAGCAGCCGGTTTACGGCCTGCAGGCAAAAGGCCTTAACGGTGTAGACGAACCGCTAAGCCGTTTAGAGGATATTGCCGCGCATTACATTGCTTCTATAAGGGCGCAAAACCCCAACGGGCCATATGCGCTGGCAGGTTTCTCATTTGGGGGTATTATAGCCTTTGAAATGGCCCGACAGTTAGAAGCGCTAAATTTAGAGGTGAAAATGCTGGCCATGTTTGATACCTATGCCTACCGCACTACCCATTACGACCCCTTTGTGACCAAGTATTATAAAAAAGGCTTGTACCTGGCGCGCCAGATATGGCACTCGGCTACGTTTAAAGATGGGTTTAAAAAAACCATCGAATACCGCTCAAGGGCGCTTAACAGGAGTATTACCCGTATGTTCTGGAAGATGAAATACGGCAACAAGCAGGAGCAGACAGGCTTTTTTGGCTACGCCAATAAAATAGACGAAACCAACAACATCGCATCGCGCCATTACCGTATACAGCCTTATGATATAGCGGTTGAACTTTTCAGGGCCGAAGTAAGATCGTTTTACCTGGATGACTTTGAATACATGGGCTGGAAACCGTACGCCTTAAAAGGGGTGAAAATCCACAAGATCCCCGGTGAGCATAACACTATTTTTAAAGAACCCAACGACAAAATGTTTGCCAAAATATTGCAGGATTGTTTAAACAAGATCAATTAA
- a CDS encoding amino acid adenylation domain-containing protein: protein MDIFSDQFYTANHTDGLTISYLFEQQVLLHPHVVAVVLGDVTLTYTQLNDKANELAKIITAVSPASFVVGVSATRSVDTIVSLLAVLKAGKAYLPLDSAFPADRLQDIITDCGMDTLLCPATDEMVFKPLVKNTIIPGRKYDVPANAGPLATTSVAYIIYTSGSTGKPKGVCVGHAGVINLIEWHHQISPYLGVGSRTLQFSPLIFDASVMEIFCTLCIGGTLVLIDDDIRIDPLRLLKYVDEHQINRINVPFVALQYFTEAADAEQYFPSSLQEVISAGEQLKITPQVLRFFEALPGCVFYNMYGPTEASVCSTALKMESPAQNWPLLPTIGKPMQNVVIYVLDDNLKEVPNGQQGELCISGINLAYGYLNRPDLTAEKFLDWTNAAGQPTRIYRSGDLCRILPDGNIEYLGRKDTQVKIRGNRVEVGEIEVLLNQLDGIQQSVVIAREDVPGSKRLVAYLVAAGAKKDIAYLRESIEQKLPDYMMPSAFVWVDGFAKTSSGKIDRNALPIPDMQRPELSVLYKAPATKAEKQIASLWADMLQLDKVGNYDNFFELGGNSILALKTVAALKKQYNYVLPVTKLYQYPTVNGIASFLEGDKILSAIRSPKTNKGSSNKDIAVIGMAARFPGAATIDELWSVLTEGRETTSFFTDEELDKNIPPEIKSMPNYVKARGIIDNADAFDAAFFGITPKVAELMDPQHRVFLELAWEALETSGHLPAKYDGAVGVFAGCGNNTYYTKNVLSNTQLVANVGSFLVSTINEKDYIATRTAYELNLNGPAVSVHSACSTSLLAIAQAAESIRSGQCNVALAGGASISAPIKSGHLYQQGTMLSGDGHCRSFDADCDGTVFSDGAGVVVLKSLEEAERDGDTIYAVLKGVGLNNDGGGKGSFTAPSAAGQAGAIAMAIADAGVHPSTITYVEAHGTATTLGDPIEIEGLNLAFGKQDKNQYCAVGSIKTNMGHLVAAAGVAGFIKTTLALYHKQIPASLFYKKANPNIDFADSPFFVNTELRDWQAEGKRRAGVSSFGVGGTNVHAILEEYPQQEKEQGDSRPLQLISWSAKTAGSASKYADKLYQYIANNQPDTLADVAYSLHATHVDFKERNFILAKDGEDLLEKIRTFKRDVANSKSLKENASEIVFMFPGQGAQYINMGRELYDNEPVFADAVNECISLLAGTKHADILGVIYPEESTPEASERLKNTFYTQPAIFITSYAMAKLWISWGIAPAVFVGHSIGEFLAAHFAGIFSLADALKLITERARLVSELPQGSMLSARITEDELNKILPANLSIAVVNSSKLTVVAGEEDAINSFAQQLEEQGIPGRLLQTSHAFHSAMMDPIVAPFEQVVRSVQINKPVMPVMSTVTGNWLSESQATDPAYWAQHLRKTVRFANAIDSLTEDKGRLYLEVGPGRALTTLAIQQSAGNAAAVIASIDGDEYPSVLKALGQLWLNGATPDWKAFYAGQQRKKLRLPAYAFDHKKYWVEPVQVFEPALLAYQPDEVVPDEPQTLIPETILQNTTMRKDLLADKLKGIFEDASGIEMADAPADMSFAEIGFDSLLLTQIATNLKKEFSVPVTFRKLFEEYNSIDLLADFLDKNLPAGAYAPAAQPVYNQAATAQRPVQMPNLQFSGNGSANPALDIISQQLQLLASQIAHLQGGSAPQMPAFASPVANGQTVAPPGMELEPQPEVTAEELAENKKPFGATAKIERQVQGLNDKQLEFVKNLTANYNAKTKQSKSQTQQHRAYMADPRVVSGFRPLTKELVYPIIIKRSKGCRLWDVDDNEYIDALNGFGSSMLGYQPDFIKEALHDQIEKGYEIGPQHELAGEVCKTLCEFTGFDRAGLCNTGSEAVLGAMRIARSITGRSLIVAFSGSYHGIMDEVIVRGTKKLKTLPAASGILADAVQNMLILDYGTDESLRIIKERASEIAAVLVEPVQSRRPEFRPIEFLKELRTITADNKVCLVFDEVITGFRMHPGGAQALFGIKADIGTYGKVVGSGISIGVIAGVKEYMDALDGGYWQYGDDSVPEIGVTYFAGTFVRHPLALAATRASLQYMREQGPALQANLTATTEKMAADMDALCKKEGLPLTVVGFGSLWRLKFTEDIPYSELLFTLMRLKGIHILDGFPCFMTTVHTPKDVATILSVFTESIHEMKAAGFFDTYRPVPVIPQAKIINGDNPPVAGAKLGRDKDGNPAWYITDDNNPGKYLEVKPNIN, encoded by the coding sequence ATGGATATTTTCAGCGACCAATTTTATACCGCAAACCATACAGATGGTTTAACTATATCGTATTTATTTGAGCAACAGGTGCTGCTACACCCACACGTTGTAGCTGTTGTTTTGGGCGATGTTACCCTTACCTACACACAATTAAATGATAAGGCTAATGAGTTGGCCAAAATTATTACCGCGGTTTCGCCGGCTTCGTTTGTAGTAGGGGTAAGTGCTACACGATCTGTAGATACCATTGTTAGTTTGCTGGCAGTTTTAAAAGCCGGTAAAGCATATTTGCCGCTTGATTCCGCCTTCCCGGCCGATAGATTACAAGATATTATCACCGATTGCGGCATGGATACACTGCTGTGCCCCGCAACGGATGAAATGGTGTTTAAACCATTGGTTAAAAACACGATCATTCCCGGGCGAAAGTATGATGTGCCTGCAAATGCCGGCCCCTTAGCAACAACAAGCGTAGCTTATATTATATATACATCAGGCTCTACAGGTAAACCCAAGGGCGTATGCGTAGGGCATGCGGGAGTAATTAACTTAATAGAATGGCACCACCAAATATCGCCGTATTTAGGTGTGGGCTCGCGCACGCTGCAATTTTCGCCGCTGATATTTGATGCGTCGGTAATGGAGATATTTTGCACCCTTTGCATAGGCGGCACACTTGTTTTAATAGACGACGACATACGTATAGACCCGCTAAGGCTGTTAAAATATGTTGATGAGCATCAAATAAACCGCATTAATGTGCCGTTTGTGGCCCTGCAATATTTTACCGAGGCAGCCGATGCAGAGCAGTATTTCCCCTCGTCGTTGCAGGAAGTCATCAGCGCTGGCGAGCAGCTAAAAATAACCCCGCAGGTATTGCGCTTTTTTGAAGCATTGCCCGGCTGTGTATTTTACAATATGTATGGCCCAACCGAGGCCAGCGTATGCAGCACCGCCCTAAAAATGGAAAGTCCTGCACAAAACTGGCCGCTATTGCCTACCATAGGCAAGCCAATGCAAAATGTGGTGATATATGTGCTGGATGATAATTTAAAAGAGGTACCCAATGGCCAACAAGGCGAACTTTGCATTAGCGGTATTAACCTGGCCTATGGCTACTTAAACCGCCCCGACCTTACCGCCGAAAAATTTTTAGACTGGACAAACGCCGCCGGCCAGCCAACCCGCATATACCGCAGCGGCGACCTTTGCCGCATACTGCCCGATGGTAACATAGAGTACCTGGGCCGTAAGGATACACAGGTAAAAATAAGGGGTAACAGGGTAGAGGTTGGCGAGATAGAAGTACTGCTTAATCAGTTGGATGGTATACAGCAGTCTGTTGTGATAGCCCGCGAGGATGTACCGGGCAGCAAACGTTTGGTAGCTTACCTCGTAGCTGCGGGTGCCAAAAAGGATATTGCCTATCTGCGCGAAAGTATAGAGCAGAAACTGCCTGATTATATGATGCCATCGGCATTTGTGTGGGTAGATGGTTTTGCCAAAACAAGCAGTGGTAAAATTGACCGCAATGCCTTACCCATACCGGATATGCAAAGGCCCGAGCTATCGGTGCTGTATAAGGCACCTGCCACTAAAGCCGAAAAACAAATTGCCTCCCTTTGGGCCGACATGCTGCAATTGGATAAGGTGGGCAATTACGATAACTTTTTTGAATTGGGCGGTAACTCCATACTGGCGTTAAAAACGGTTGCTGCATTAAAAAAACAATATAACTATGTGTTACCGGTTACCAAGTTGTACCAATACCCTACGGTAAATGGCATCGCCTCGTTTTTAGAAGGAGATAAGATTTTGTCTGCCATCCGATCGCCAAAAACTAATAAGGGAAGCAGTAATAAAGATATAGCCGTAATAGGCATGGCGGCCCGTTTCCCGGGTGCGGCTACTATTGATGAGTTATGGAGTGTATTGACCGAGGGCCGCGAAACCACCTCTTTTTTCACCGATGAGGAGCTGGATAAAAACATTCCCCCCGAAATAAAAAGCATGCCCAACTATGTAAAGGCGCGAGGTATTATTGATAACGCTGATGCCTTTGACGCTGCCTTTTTTGGTATTACCCCCAAAGTGGCCGAACTGATGGACCCACAGCACCGGGTGTTTTTAGAACTGGCCTGGGAAGCGCTGGAAACCAGCGGCCACCTGCCCGCAAAATACGATGGTGCGGTAGGGGTGTTTGCCGGTTGTGGCAACAATACTTATTATACCAAAAACGTGCTGTCAAACACCCAACTGGTGGCCAACGTGGGCAGCTTTTTGGTATCAACCATCAACGAAAAAGATTATATAGCCACCCGCACCGCTTACGAGCTTAACCTTAACGGCCCGGCAGTAAGCGTACATTCGGCCTGCTCAACCTCGCTGCTGGCTATTGCGCAGGCAGCCGAAAGCATACGCAGCGGGCAATGCAATGTGGCATTGGCAGGTGGTGCATCTATTAGTGCGCCCATAAAAAGCGGCCACCTGTATCAGCAGGGCACTATGTTAAGCGGCGACGGGCATTGTCGGTCGTTTGATGCCGATTGCGACGGTACCGTTTTTAGCGATGGCGCAGGCGTAGTAGTATTAAAAAGTTTAGAAGAAGCCGAGCGCGATGGCGACACCATTTACGCGGTTTTAAAAGGCGTGGGCCTTAATAACGATGGAGGCGGCAAGGGCAGCTTTACCGCCCCAAGTGCAGCCGGGCAGGCGGGGGCCATTGCAATGGCTATAGCCGATGCAGGTGTACACCCATCAACCATTACCTATGTAGAGGCACACGGCACCGCCACCACCTTAGGCGACCCGATAGAAATTGAGGGCCTCAACCTGGCCTTCGGCAAGCAGGATAAAAACCAGTATTGCGCCGTCGGCTCCATTAAAACCAATATGGGGCATTTGGTGGCTGCGGCAGGGGTAGCAGGGTTTATTAAAACCACGCTGGCCTTGTATCACAAACAAATACCTGCATCGCTGTTTTACAAAAAGGCTAACCCCAATATTGATTTTGCCGATAGTCCGTTTTTTGTGAATACCGAATTGCGCGACTGGCAGGCCGAGGGCAAACGCAGGGCAGGGGTAAGTAGCTTTGGTGTGGGTGGTACTAACGTGCACGCTATCCTGGAAGAGTATCCGCAGCAGGAAAAAGAACAAGGCGATAGCCGCCCGCTGCAGTTGATCAGCTGGTCGGCAAAAACGGCGGGCAGTGCATCTAAATACGCCGATAAGTTATATCAATACATAGCCAATAACCAACCCGACACACTCGCCGATGTGGCTTACAGCCTGCATGCTACCCATGTAGATTTTAAAGAGCGCAACTTTATTTTAGCTAAGGATGGTGAAGACCTGTTAGAAAAGATACGAACGTTTAAACGTGACGTAGCTAACTCAAAAAGCCTGAAAGAGAATGCGTCCGAGATCGTATTTATGTTTCCCGGCCAAGGCGCGCAATATATAAACATGGGCCGCGAATTATATGATAACGAACCTGTTTTTGCCGATGCCGTAAACGAGTGTATAAGCCTTTTAGCCGGCACTAAACATGCGGATATATTAGGCGTTATCTACCCTGAAGAAAGCACGCCAGAGGCTTCGGAGCGGCTTAAAAACACCTTTTATACCCAGCCTGCAATATTCATTACCTCGTATGCCATGGCTAAGCTTTGGATAAGTTGGGGAATAGCACCCGCGGTATTTGTTGGCCATAGCATCGGCGAATTTTTAGCAGCGCATTTCGCGGGGATATTTAGCCTGGCAGATGCCTTAAAGCTGATAACCGAAAGGGCAAGGCTGGTAAGCGAATTGCCGCAGGGCAGCATGCTATCGGCACGTATTACCGAAGATGAATTAAACAAAATATTGCCCGCCAACCTATCTATAGCGGTAGTAAACAGTAGTAAACTAACTGTAGTAGCGGGCGAAGAAGATGCCATAAACAGCTTTGCCCAACAATTAGAAGAGCAGGGCATCCCCGGTAGGTTATTGCAAACCAGCCATGCGTTCCACTCGGCTATGATGGACCCTATAGTGGCCCCGTTTGAGCAGGTGGTGCGCTCGGTGCAGATCAATAAACCGGTTATGCCGGTCATGTCTACCGTTACGGGTAACTGGCTAAGCGAGAGCCAAGCAACCGACCCGGCCTACTGGGCGCAGCATTTGCGTAAAACCGTGCGTTTTGCCAATGCCATTGATAGCCTTACCGAAGATAAGGGCCGTTTATACTTAGAGGTTGGCCCTGGCCGCGCCCTAACCACACTTGCCATACAACAATCGGCAGGGAATGCCGCGGCGGTTATAGCCAGTATAGATGGCGACGAATATCCATCGGTACTAAAGGCTTTAGGGCAGTTGTGGCTAAACGGCGCCACCCCCGATTGGAAAGCATTTTATGCCGGGCAGCAACGTAAAAAGCTGCGTTTACCGGCTTATGCTTTCGATCATAAAAAATACTGGGTAGAGCCTGTTCAAGTTTTTGAACCAGCTTTATTAGCTTACCAACCGGATGAAGTAGTACCGGATGAACCACAAACCCTAATACCCGAAACTATTTTACAGAATACAACAATGAGAAAAGATTTGCTGGCAGATAAACTAAAAGGGATTTTTGAAGATGCATCCGGCATAGAGATGGCTGATGCCCCTGCGGATATGAGCTTCGCCGAGATCGGTTTCGATTCGTTATTGCTTACCCAGATAGCAACAAATCTTAAAAAGGAATTTAGCGTACCGGTAACTTTCCGTAAACTGTTTGAAGAGTATAACTCTATTGATCTGCTGGCCGATTTCCTTGATAAAAATCTGCCGGCGGGTGCCTATGCTCCAGCCGCGCAGCCCGTTTATAACCAGGCTGCAACCGCGCAGCGCCCGGTGCAAATGCCAAACCTGCAATTTTCAGGTAATGGCAGCGCAAACCCGGCCTTAGATATTATTTCGCAGCAATTACAATTATTAGCCAGCCAAATAGCGCATTTACAGGGTGGCAGCGCACCGCAAATGCCTGCTTTTGCGTCACCCGTTGCCAACGGACAAACAGTTGCCCCGCCGGGGATGGAACTGGAACCCCAGCCTGAGGTAACCGCCGAAGAACTGGCCGAAAATAAAAAGCCATTTGGTGCTACCGCCAAAATTGAAAGGCAGGTACAGGGGCTTAATGATAAGCAACTGGAATTTGTAAAAAACCTGACGGCCAATTACAACGCCAAAACAAAACAAAGCAAAAGCCAAACGCAGCAGCACCGCGCCTATATGGCCGACCCAAGGGTGGTAAGCGGTTTCCGCCCCTTGACAAAAGAATTGGTTTACCCTATCATCATTAAAAGATCAAAGGGGTGCCGCCTGTGGGATGTTGACGATAACGAATATATTGATGCTTTAAATGGCTTTGGATCGAGCATGCTGGGTTACCAGCCCGATTTTATAAAAGAGGCCCTGCACGATCAGATAGAAAAAGGCTATGAAATTGGCCCGCAGCACGAGTTGGCCGGCGAAGTGTGTAAAACGCTTTGTGAGTTTACCGGGTTTGACCGTGCCGGTTTATGTAATACAGGCTCGGAGGCGGTGTTGGGTGCCATGCGCATTGCCCGTAGCATTACCGGTCGTTCGCTTATCGTAGCTTTTAGCGGTTCGTATCATGGTATTATGGACGAGGTGATCGTACGCGGTACAAAAAAATTAAAAACATTACCGGCAGCATCAGGTATTTTGGCCGATGCCGTGCAAAATATGCTGATACTGGATTATGGCACCGATGAATCCCTGCGAATTATTAAAGAACGTGCAAGCGAAATAGCGGCTGTTTTGGTAGAGCCCGTACAAAGCCGCCGCCCCGAATTTAGGCCGATAGAGTTTTTGAAAGAACTGCGAACCATTACTGCCGACAATAAGGTTTGTTTGGTATTTGATGAAGTGATCACCGGTTTCCGTATGCATCCCGGTGGCGCGCAGGCCCTGTTTGGTATTAAGGCAGATATTGGCACCTATGGTAAGGTAGTAGGCAGCGGCATATCTATTGGGGTTATAGCCGGTGTAAAAGAGTACATGGATGCGCTGGACGGTGGTTACTGGCAATACGGCGATGATTCGGTACCCGAAATTGGGGTAACCTATTTTGCGGGTACTTTTGTTAGGCACCCGCTGGCTTTAGCGGCTACCAGGGCATCGTTGCAATATATGCGCGAGCAGGGCCCGGCACTACAGGCCAACCTAACCGCCACTACCGAAAAAATGGCTGCTGATATGGATGCGCTATGCAAAAAAGAAGGCTTGCCTTTAACAGTAGTGGGCTTTGGGTCGTTATGGCGATTGAAGTTTACCGAGGATATCCCTTACAGCGAATTATTATTTACCTTAATGCGCTTAAAAGGAATACATATATTAGATGGCTTCCCTTGTTTTATGACAACGGTACACACGCCGAAGGATGTAGCCACCATATTAAGCGTTTTTACCGAAAGTATACACGAAATGAAGGCGGCAGGTTTTTTTGATACTTACCGTCCCGTACCTGTTATACCGCAGGCTAAAATAATTAATGGCGATAACCCGCCGGTTGCGGGGGCCAAACTGGGCCGCGATAAAGATGGCAACCCGGCATGGTACATAACTGATGATAACAACCCGGGTAAATACCTGGAGGTAAAACCTAATATAAACTGA